In Streptomyces sp. P3, one DNA window encodes the following:
- the araD gene encoding L-ribulose-5-phosphate 4-epimerase AraD gives MTVRVRDGLRQEVLDANLTIPQVGLATLTWGNVSGVDREAGVFVIKPSGVPYEDLGLDDLVTVRLSDGTVVDGHLRPSTDTETHRCLYLAFPSIGGVTHTHSTRAVAFAQARRDIPVLGTTHADTFNGPIPVTPDLTAEQCAKDYEYNTGRVIVDLLEEDDQRAVEVPAALVANHGPFTWGPTARKSLEHAIICEAVADIALHTFALSPTAPPPPHLLNRHYTRKHGPDAYYGNPAPTPS, from the coding sequence ATGACCGTACGAGTACGCGACGGTCTGCGGCAGGAGGTGCTGGACGCCAACCTGACCATCCCTCAGGTCGGCCTGGCGACGCTGACCTGGGGCAACGTCAGCGGCGTCGACCGCGAGGCGGGCGTCTTCGTCATCAAGCCCTCCGGGGTCCCCTACGAGGACCTCGGTCTCGACGACCTGGTGACCGTCCGCCTGTCGGACGGCACGGTCGTCGACGGGCACCTGCGGCCCTCCACCGACACCGAGACCCACCGCTGCCTCTACCTCGCCTTCCCCTCCATCGGCGGCGTCACCCACACCCACTCCACCCGCGCCGTAGCCTTCGCCCAGGCCCGCCGCGACATCCCCGTGCTCGGCACCACCCACGCCGACACCTTCAACGGCCCGATCCCGGTCACCCCGGACCTCACGGCCGAGCAGTGCGCGAAGGACTACGAGTACAACACCGGGCGGGTCATCGTGGACCTCCTGGAGGAGGACGACCAGCGGGCGGTCGAGGTGCCCGCCGCCCTGGTGGCCAACCACGGCCCGTTCACCTGGGGGCCGACCGCCCGCAAGTCGCTCGAGCACGCCATCATCTGCGAAGCCGTCGCCGACATCGCCCTGCACACCTTCGCGCTGTCCCCGACCGCACCGCCCCCGCCCCACCTCCTCAACCGCCACTACACCCGCAAGCACGGCCCCGACGCCTACTACGGCAACCCGGCGCCCACGCCTTCCTGA
- a CDS encoding glycoside hydrolase family 36 protein gives MATAVATDERSRVWSRPELGLHAVVDAGGSVRLGRPDQDRACLVPLVEVTATGHGRRWSGERFIETSVGERLAYRGHETVHEGGRERTTIRLADPVTGLAAHVTLEAGGGAVPGTGFLRARVRLVNEGAAPIRLESVTTLTLGGIADADGSLDGLTLHWADNDWLAECRWRQAPYRDRAVALSRSAHGHDGRGCFERYSQGSWSTGRHLPVAGLTDRDGGAWLWQIESSAGWRFETGEREGSAYVALFGPDDAHHQWQHTLAPGQEFHTVPAVLVRTESGGLDAAFGILTDHRRGIRRDHPDHRALPVIYNDYMNTLMGDPTTEKLLPLIESAAAAGAEVFVIDAGWYDDDAQGWWDAVGAWEAAPNRFPGGIEQVLDAIRQCGMTPGLWLEPEVVGVRSPLARTLPPEAFFQRGGLRVTEHGRHQLDLRHPAARAHLDRVADRLVGDWGVGYLKLDYNINIGPGTESGTGEGPESPGAGLLGHHRAHLDWMASLLDRHPRLVLENCGSGGLRMDYAQLAVTQLQSTSDQQDFLRYPPIAAAAATAVAPEQAAVWAYPQPAHSLDEIAFTLTGALLGRVHLSGFLDHMDDDRFALVRSAIGVYKDIRPRIAGAHPFWPLGLPAWEDAWLAHGLRGPESTFLTVWRRGPGGERRALCLPHLRGVGPVPEVLYPGTSDATVRWDADAGILTVRLPRPDTAVLLRWDTAL, from the coding sequence TTGGCCACTGCCGTCGCGACAGACGAGAGGTCCCGTGTCTGGTCCCGCCCGGAACTCGGACTGCACGCCGTGGTGGACGCCGGGGGATCGGTGCGACTGGGCAGACCCGACCAGGACCGGGCCTGCCTGGTCCCCCTCGTCGAGGTGACCGCCACCGGCCACGGACGCCGGTGGTCGGGCGAACGTTTCATCGAGACGTCCGTGGGCGAACGCCTCGCCTATCGCGGCCACGAGACGGTCCACGAGGGCGGCCGGGAGCGCACCACGATCCGGCTGGCGGACCCCGTGACCGGACTCGCCGCCCACGTCACCCTCGAGGCGGGCGGCGGAGCGGTTCCCGGCACCGGCTTCCTGCGGGCCCGGGTGCGCCTGGTCAACGAGGGCGCGGCCCCGATCCGGCTGGAGAGCGTGACCACGCTGACCCTCGGCGGTATCGCCGACGCCGACGGATCGCTCGACGGTCTCACCCTGCACTGGGCCGACAACGACTGGCTCGCCGAATGCCGCTGGCGGCAGGCCCCCTACCGCGACCGGGCCGTCGCGCTGAGCCGGTCCGCCCACGGCCACGACGGCCGCGGCTGCTTCGAGCGGTACTCGCAGGGCAGCTGGTCCACCGGCCGCCACCTCCCCGTCGCGGGCCTCACCGACCGGGACGGCGGGGCGTGGCTGTGGCAGATCGAGTCCAGCGCGGGCTGGCGCTTCGAGACAGGTGAGCGCGAAGGATCCGCCTACGTCGCGCTGTTCGGCCCCGACGACGCCCACCACCAGTGGCAGCACACCCTCGCGCCGGGCCAGGAGTTCCACACCGTGCCCGCCGTCCTCGTCCGCACGGAGAGCGGCGGCCTGGACGCCGCTTTCGGGATCCTCACGGACCACCGCCGCGGCATCCGCCGCGACCACCCCGACCACCGCGCGCTCCCGGTGATCTACAACGACTACATGAACACCCTCATGGGCGACCCCACCACGGAGAAACTGCTGCCCCTGATCGAGTCCGCGGCCGCCGCCGGCGCGGAGGTCTTCGTCATCGACGCGGGCTGGTACGACGACGACGCCCAGGGCTGGTGGGACGCCGTGGGCGCCTGGGAAGCCGCCCCGAACCGCTTCCCCGGCGGCATCGAACAGGTCCTGGACGCCATCCGGCAGTGCGGTATGACGCCGGGGCTGTGGCTGGAGCCCGAGGTCGTCGGCGTGCGCAGCCCACTGGCCCGGACGCTGCCGCCCGAGGCGTTCTTCCAGCGCGGCGGGCTGCGCGTCACCGAACACGGACGGCACCAGCTGGACCTGCGCCACCCGGCCGCCCGCGCCCATCTCGACCGGGTCGCCGACCGGCTCGTCGGCGACTGGGGCGTCGGCTACCTCAAGCTCGACTACAACATCAACATCGGCCCCGGCACGGAGAGCGGCACCGGCGAGGGCCCCGAGAGCCCGGGCGCCGGACTGCTCGGACACCACCGCGCCCACCTCGACTGGATGGCCTCACTGCTCGACCGGCACCCCCGTCTCGTCCTGGAGAACTGCGGGTCGGGCGGCCTGCGCATGGACTACGCGCAGCTGGCGGTGACGCAACTGCAGTCCACCAGCGACCAGCAGGACTTCCTGCGCTATCCGCCGATCGCCGCCGCGGCCGCGACCGCCGTCGCGCCCGAGCAGGCGGCCGTCTGGGCCTACCCCCAGCCGGCGCACAGCCTCGACGAGATCGCCTTCACCCTCACCGGCGCACTCCTCGGCCGGGTCCACCTCTCGGGGTTCCTCGACCATATGGACGACGACCGGTTCGCCCTCGTGCGCTCGGCGATCGGGGTGTACAAGGACATCCGCCCCCGGATCGCCGGCGCCCACCCCTTCTGGCCGCTCGGGCTGCCCGCCTGGGAGGACGCCTGGCTCGCGCACGGGCTGCGTGGCCCCGAGTCCACGTTCCTGACGGTGTGGCGCCGGGGCCCCGGCGGTGAGCGGCGCGCACTGTGCCTGCCGCACCTGCGGGGCGTCGGCCCGGTACCGGAGGTGCTGTACCCGGGCACCTCCGACGCCACCGTCCGGTGGGACGCCGACGCGGGGATCCTCACCGTCCGCCTGCCCCGCCCCGACACCGCGGTGCTCCTGCGGTGGGACACCGCCCTCTGA
- a CDS encoding LacI family DNA-binding transcriptional regulator, with protein MNVTGHTTPDHPSGAGREQRKAASIRDVARAAGVSYQTVSRVINGHPNVREETRRRVEAAVQSLGFRRNPTAFALASGVTRSLTVLTSNTTLHGYAATLQGLEEAARAAGYALGVKVLTPEDDLDRTMSAAAAEGGGLLVIGFDPLGAAALERAPADVPCAAVVEAPPPGGTPPRPAVWADDREAARAATAYLLELGHRTVHYLAIPSSVGARRPEGPRAQGWRAALEAAGITPPDPRGGTGWGAQVGYDEGRGLADDPEITAILCGNDDLALGVLRALHHAGRDVPGDVSVIGFDDAPHSAFLTPALTTVRMDFQGLGRDAFALLRGQLESGHRSPEPTFAGTDLIVRESSGPVGG; from the coding sequence ATGAATGTGACCGGTCACACGACCCCCGACCACCCCTCGGGCGCCGGGCGGGAACAGCGCAAAGCCGCCAGCATTCGCGATGTCGCTCGGGCCGCAGGCGTGTCGTACCAGACCGTCTCCCGGGTGATCAACGGTCACCCGAACGTCCGCGAGGAGACGCGCCGCCGCGTCGAGGCGGCCGTCCAGAGTCTGGGATTCCGCCGCAACCCGACCGCGTTCGCCCTCGCCAGCGGCGTGACCCGGTCCCTCACCGTCCTGACCTCGAACACGACCCTCCACGGCTACGCGGCCACTTTGCAGGGCCTGGAGGAAGCGGCCCGCGCCGCGGGATACGCGCTGGGCGTGAAGGTGCTGACGCCCGAGGACGACCTCGACCGCACGATGTCCGCGGCAGCGGCCGAGGGCGGCGGGCTGCTGGTCATCGGCTTCGACCCGCTCGGCGCCGCCGCACTGGAACGGGCCCCGGCCGACGTGCCGTGCGCCGCCGTCGTCGAGGCCCCGCCGCCCGGCGGGACCCCTCCCCGTCCCGCCGTGTGGGCCGACGACCGCGAGGCCGCCCGGGCCGCCACCGCGTACCTGCTGGAACTCGGGCACCGGACCGTCCACTACCTCGCCATCCCGTCGTCCGTGGGCGCCCGGCGTCCCGAAGGCCCCCGCGCCCAGGGCTGGCGCGCCGCTCTGGAGGCGGCCGGCATCACCCCGCCCGACCCGCGCGGCGGCACGGGCTGGGGCGCGCAGGTCGGCTACGACGAGGGGCGCGGGCTCGCGGACGACCCGGAGATCACCGCGATCCTGTGCGGCAACGACGACCTGGCACTGGGCGTGCTGCGCGCCCTGCACCACGCCGGACGCGATGTGCCGGGCGACGTCAGCGTCATCGGCTTCGACGACGCCCCGCACTCGGCGTTCCTCACGCCCGCCCTCACCACCGTGCGGATGGATTTCCAGGGTCTGGGCCGCGACGCCTTCGCCCTGCTGCGCGGCCAGTTGGAGAGCGGCCACCGGTCTCCCGAGCCGACGTTCGCCGGCACCGACCTGATCGTCCGCGAGAGCTCCGGCCCCGTCGGCGGCTGA
- the araB gene encoding ribulokinase produces MNAEILDERGEESRPDTYVIGVDYGTLSGRAVVVRVSDGAELASAEHPYTHAVLDRELPDGTALPPDWALQVPSDYIDVLRIAVPEALARSGVRPEQVVGIGTDFTACTMVPTLADGTPLCELPDLTGRPHAYVKLWRHHAAQAQADRITALAEQRKEPWIKRYGGKISSEWEFAKALQLLEEDPEIYARTERWVEAADWIVWRLSGNYVRNACTAGYKGQLQDGVYPSPEYLAALNPDFADFVSTKLEHPIGQLGDLAGGLTAEAAAWTGLPEGIAVCVGNVDAHVTAPAATAVEPGRMVAIMGTSTCHVMSSDQWAEVPGMCGVVDGGILPGLWGYEAGQSGVGDIFGWFVRTGFPAAYAEEAAALGRDAHQHLTALAAEQKIGEHGLIALDWQSGNRSVLVDHDLSGVIVGLTLSTRPEDVYRALLEATAFGTRTIIEAFENSGVPVRELIIAGGLTKNELLMQIYADVTRLPLGVIDSAQGPALGAAMHAAVAAGSYPDIRAAAHAMGKARPAVYQPDPERAAAYDRLFAEYRLLHDYFGRGANEVMHRLRRIRAEASA; encoded by the coding sequence GTGAACGCCGAGATCCTGGACGAGCGCGGGGAAGAGTCCCGTCCCGACACCTATGTCATCGGAGTCGACTACGGCACGCTGTCCGGGCGGGCCGTGGTGGTCCGGGTCTCCGACGGCGCCGAGCTGGCGTCGGCCGAGCACCCGTACACCCATGCCGTGCTCGACCGGGAGCTGCCGGACGGGACCGCGCTGCCGCCGGACTGGGCGCTGCAGGTGCCCTCCGACTACATCGACGTCCTGCGCATCGCCGTACCTGAGGCGCTGGCCCGCTCGGGGGTGCGCCCGGAGCAGGTCGTGGGAATCGGCACGGACTTCACCGCCTGCACGATGGTGCCGACGCTGGCCGACGGCACGCCGCTGTGCGAGCTGCCGGACCTCACCGGCCGTCCGCACGCCTACGTCAAGCTGTGGCGTCACCACGCGGCCCAGGCCCAGGCCGACCGCATCACGGCGCTGGCCGAGCAGCGCAAGGAGCCGTGGATCAAGCGCTACGGCGGCAAGATCTCCTCGGAGTGGGAGTTCGCCAAGGCGCTGCAGCTCCTCGAGGAGGACCCGGAGATCTACGCCCGGACCGAGCGCTGGGTGGAGGCCGCGGACTGGATCGTGTGGCGGCTGTCGGGGAACTACGTCCGCAACGCCTGCACCGCCGGCTACAAGGGCCAGCTGCAGGACGGCGTCTACCCGTCGCCGGAGTACCTCGCCGCGCTGAACCCCGACTTCGCCGACTTCGTGAGCACCAAGCTGGAGCACCCGATCGGGCAGCTCGGCGATCTGGCGGGCGGCCTGACGGCCGAGGCGGCGGCCTGGACGGGCCTGCCGGAAGGCATCGCCGTGTGCGTCGGCAACGTCGACGCCCATGTGACGGCGCCCGCCGCGACAGCGGTGGAGCCGGGCCGGATGGTGGCCATCATGGGCACCTCCACCTGCCACGTCATGAGCTCCGACCAGTGGGCCGAGGTGCCGGGCATGTGCGGCGTCGTCGACGGCGGCATCCTGCCGGGCCTGTGGGGCTACGAGGCCGGGCAGAGCGGCGTCGGCGACATCTTCGGCTGGTTCGTGCGCACCGGCTTCCCCGCCGCGTACGCCGAGGAGGCGGCCGCCCTCGGACGCGACGCGCACCAGCACCTCACCGCGCTCGCGGCCGAGCAGAAGATCGGCGAGCACGGGCTGATCGCGCTGGACTGGCAGAGCGGCAACCGCTCCGTCCTGGTCGACCACGACCTCAGCGGCGTGATCGTGGGCCTGACGCTGTCCACCCGCCCCGAGGACGTCTACCGGGCGCTGCTGGAGGCCACCGCCTTCGGCACCCGCACCATCATCGAGGCCTTCGAGAACTCCGGCGTGCCGGTGCGCGAGCTGATCATCGCGGGCGGTCTGACGAAGAACGAGCTGCTGATGCAGATCTACGCCGACGTCACCCGTCTGCCCCTCGGCGTCATCGACTCGGCCCAGGGACCGGCCCTCGGCGCCGCGATGCACGCGGCGGTCGCGGCCGGCTCGTACCCGGACATCAGGGCCGCCGCCCACGCCATGGGCAAGGCCCGCCCGGCGGTCTACCAGCCCGACCCCGAGCGGGCTGCGGCCTACGACCGCCTGTTCGCCGAGTACCGGCTGCTGCACGACTACTTCGGCCGCGGCGCCAACGAGGTCATGCACCGCCTGCGCCGTATCCGCGCCGAGGCATCCGCCTGA
- a CDS encoding signal peptidase I, which produces MSDNVYVGNAGKDAALDHGWLLGHFKDADDPRHSADVEIKWGVHPPGDERVQWVSGEVRTALLVLISGRFRVELPGRSVVLAEQGDYIVWGKGVDHSWYAEEESVVLTVRWPSVAGYRATADAGPQARG; this is translated from the coding sequence ATGAGCGACAACGTGTACGTGGGCAACGCCGGCAAGGACGCGGCGCTGGACCACGGCTGGCTGCTGGGCCACTTCAAGGACGCCGACGACCCCCGGCACAGCGCGGACGTGGAGATCAAGTGGGGCGTCCACCCGCCCGGCGACGAGCGGGTGCAGTGGGTGAGCGGTGAAGTGCGCACCGCCCTGCTGGTGCTCATCAGCGGGCGCTTCCGGGTCGAGCTGCCCGGGCGCAGCGTCGTGCTGGCGGAGCAGGGCGACTACATCGTGTGGGGCAAGGGCGTCGACCATTCCTGGTACGCGGAGGAGGAGTCCGTCGTCCTGACGGTTCGCTGGCCGTCGGTCGCGGGCTACCGGGCCACCGCCGACGCCGGCCCGCAGGCCCGGGGCTGA
- a CDS encoding SpoIIE family protein phosphatase, with amino-acid sequence MDRRLGRLRSWQGLRTVAGQVFVLQVFVILVLVAAAVAALLLQARTDAEREARNRTLAVASAVASSPSVVQALSEPKPTAVLQRQAEQTRVRSGVDFVVVMSVEGIRYTHPNPARIGQHYIGSITKAQHGGVVTETTTGTLGRSVRTVVAVRDPAGKIVGLVSAGITVKRVSVAADRQAPLVLAATALVLAAATAGSALISRRLRRQTHGLGPAQMTRMYEHHDAVLHAVREGVLIIDQQDRLVLANDEARRLLEFGADVEGRPVSSLGLEPSAERLLLSGTTSTDRVIKVGTRLLAVSQRPMEQLPGPGGSVTTLRDTTELSALVGRVEVVQERLSLLYEAGLRIGTTLNVTRTAEELAELAVPRFADYVTVDLADAVLRGEEPNLANIAELRRVALHGVRTGTPLYPTGRLIHFAPSTPQATGFGSGRMVLEADMAAFSGWQAQAPDRARALVASGIHSMIAAPLRARGVILGVATFWRSREPTPFDQEDLSVAEELVARAAVSIDNARRFTREHATAVTLQRSLLPQALPEHSAVEVAHRYLPAEAGLGGVGGDWFDVIPLPGARVAIVVGDVVGHGLHAAATMGRLRTAVHNFSTLDLPPDELLWHLDELVTRIDQDRDDDNADTPTLTGATCLYAVYDPVSGRCSMARAGHLEPLVVHPDGRARLAGVPAGPPLGLGGLPYEKAEIQLPPSSSIVLYTDGLLEERQRDIDEGIERLRGVVAHAGRTPEQMCQAVMDTLLPTAPRDDVALLVARTRLLDGDRMAVWQVESDPAAVSGVRACVSGLLHDWGLDEEAFTLELILSELVTNAIRYATGPITVRVIRDRSLICEVSDGSSVSPHLRRAAGMDEGGRGLFLVAQFADRWGTRYTPEGKVIWTEQQLSVGQ; translated from the coding sequence ATGGATCGACGGCTCGGACGTCTGCGGTCCTGGCAGGGGCTACGGACCGTCGCCGGCCAGGTGTTCGTTCTCCAGGTCTTCGTCATTCTGGTGCTGGTGGCGGCCGCGGTGGCCGCCCTGCTGCTGCAGGCCCGGACAGACGCCGAGCGTGAGGCCCGTAACCGCACCCTCGCGGTGGCCTCCGCCGTCGCCTCCTCGCCCTCGGTGGTCCAGGCCCTGAGCGAGCCGAAGCCCACCGCGGTGCTGCAGCGCCAGGCCGAGCAGACGCGCGTGCGCTCCGGCGTGGACTTCGTCGTGGTGATGAGCGTCGAAGGCATCCGCTACACCCATCCCAACCCCGCGCGGATCGGCCAGCATTACATCGGCAGCATCACCAAGGCCCAGCACGGCGGAGTCGTCACCGAGACGACCACCGGGACGCTGGGCCGGTCGGTACGGACCGTCGTCGCCGTCAGGGACCCGGCCGGGAAGATCGTCGGGCTGGTCTCCGCGGGCATCACGGTCAAGCGGGTGAGTGTGGCGGCCGACCGGCAGGCGCCGCTCGTCCTGGCGGCGACGGCGCTGGTGCTCGCGGCGGCCACCGCGGGGAGTGCGCTGATCAGCCGGCGGCTGCGCCGCCAGACGCACGGGCTCGGTCCGGCGCAGATGACCCGGATGTACGAGCACCACGACGCCGTCCTGCACGCGGTGCGCGAAGGGGTCCTCATCATCGACCAGCAGGACCGGCTGGTCCTGGCCAACGACGAGGCGCGGCGGCTGCTGGAATTCGGCGCCGACGTGGAGGGGCGGCCCGTCAGCAGCCTCGGGCTGGAACCGAGCGCCGAACGGCTCCTGCTGTCGGGCACGACGTCCACCGACCGGGTGATCAAGGTCGGCACCCGCCTGCTGGCGGTCAGTCAGCGCCCCATGGAGCAGCTGCCCGGCCCCGGCGGCTCGGTCACCACCCTGCGGGACACGACGGAACTCAGTGCTCTGGTCGGGCGCGTGGAGGTCGTCCAGGAGCGGCTGAGCCTGCTGTACGAAGCCGGACTGCGCATCGGAACCACCCTGAACGTGACGCGCACCGCGGAGGAACTGGCCGAACTGGCCGTGCCCAGGTTCGCCGACTACGTCACCGTCGACCTGGCCGACGCCGTGCTGCGCGGAGAGGAACCGAACCTGGCGAACATCGCGGAGCTGCGTCGGGTCGCGCTGCACGGCGTGCGCACGGGCACACCGCTGTATCCGACCGGTCGACTCATCCACTTCGCCCCCTCGACGCCGCAGGCCACCGGGTTCGGTTCGGGGCGGATGGTGCTGGAGGCCGACATGGCGGCGTTCTCCGGCTGGCAGGCACAGGCCCCCGACCGCGCTCGCGCCCTGGTGGCCTCCGGCATCCACTCGATGATCGCGGCTCCCCTGCGGGCGCGCGGTGTGATCCTCGGTGTGGCGACCTTCTGGCGCTCGCGGGAACCCACGCCGTTCGACCAGGAGGACCTCTCGGTCGCGGAGGAGCTGGTGGCCCGTGCGGCGGTGAGCATCGACAACGCCCGCCGCTTCACCCGCGAGCACGCCACGGCCGTCACCCTGCAGCGGAGCCTGCTCCCGCAGGCGCTCCCCGAGCACAGCGCCGTCGAGGTGGCGCACCGCTACCTGCCGGCCGAGGCGGGCCTCGGCGGCGTCGGCGGTGACTGGTTCGACGTCATCCCACTGCCCGGGGCGCGGGTCGCCATCGTGGTGGGCGACGTCGTGGGACACGGTCTGCACGCCGCCGCCACCATGGGTCGACTGCGCACCGCCGTCCACAACTTCTCGACGCTCGATCTGCCTCCCGACGAACTGCTCTGGCATCTGGACGAACTCGTCACGCGTATCGACCAGGACCGTGACGACGACAACGCCGACACTCCGACGCTGACCGGCGCCACCTGCCTGTACGCGGTCTACGACCCGGTGTCCGGCCGGTGCTCCATGGCCCGCGCCGGTCACCTGGAGCCCCTTGTCGTCCACCCGGACGGCAGGGCCCGCCTGGCCGGCGTGCCGGCCGGACCGCCGCTGGGACTGGGCGGGCTGCCCTACGAGAAGGCGGAGATCCAACTACCCCCGAGCAGCAGCATCGTGCTGTACACCGACGGTCTGCTCGAGGAACGGCAGCGGGACATCGACGAGGGGATCGAACGGCTGCGCGGCGTCGTCGCACACGCCGGACGCACACCTGAACAGATGTGCCAGGCCGTGATGGACACCCTGTTGCCCACCGCCCCGCGCGACGACGTCGCCCTGCTCGTCGCCCGCACCCGGCTGCTCGACGGTGACCGGATGGCGGTCTGGCAGGTGGAGTCCGATCCCGCGGCCGTCTCCGGTGTGCGGGCCTGCGTCAGCGGCCTGCTGCACGACTGGGGACTGGACGAGGAGGCGTTCACCCTGGAACTCATCCTCAGCGAACTGGTCACCAACGCCATCCGGTACGCGACCGGGCCCATCACCGTGCGCGTGATCCGTGACCGCAGCCTGATCTGCGAAGTGTCCGACGGGAGCAGCGTCTCACCGCATCTGCGCCGCGCCGCCGGCATGGACGAGGGCGGCCGCGGGCTCTTCCTCGTGGCCCAGTTCGCCGACCGCTGGGGCACGCGTTACACACCCGAAGGCAAGGTCATCTGGACCGAGCAGCAACTGTCCGTGGGCCAGTGA
- the araA gene encoding L-arabinose isomerase translates to MEANATPYPDHEVWFLTGSQGLYGDDVLQQVAEQSRSISETLGHPGEIPVKIVWKPVLTDADAIRRMCQEASASDTCVGVIVWMHTFSPAKMWIAGLSALDRPLLHLHTQYNLSLPWPSIDMDFMNLNQAAHGDREFGHIESRVGVDRKIVAGHATDPRVVRRVAAWARAAVGRHTARTLRLARFGDNMRDVAVTEGDKVEAQLRFGFSVNTYGVNDLVAVVDAVPDKDVAELAAEYTDSYDVAEALRPGGDQHDSLLYAARIEAGLRVFLTEGGFTAFTTNFEDLGGLRQLPGIAVQRLMADGYGFGGEGDWKTSALLRTMKVMGVGSPGGTSFMEDYTYHLGPGKPCVLGAHMLEVCPSIAAGRPSAEIHPLSIGGREDPVRLVFNAAEGPAVVVGLSDLGDRFRLTANVVDVISPSEPLRRLPVARAVWEPRPSLAESAESWLLAGAPHHTVLSSAVSVETLTDYAAMTGVELLTIDENTRTEQFAKEVRWNAAYHRLAQAL, encoded by the coding sequence ATGGAAGCCAACGCCACGCCCTACCCCGACCACGAGGTCTGGTTTCTCACCGGCAGCCAGGGCCTGTACGGCGACGACGTGCTGCAGCAGGTGGCCGAGCAGTCCCGGAGCATCTCCGAGACGCTGGGTCACCCGGGCGAGATCCCGGTCAAAATCGTGTGGAAGCCGGTCCTGACCGACGCCGACGCGATCCGGCGGATGTGCCAGGAGGCCTCGGCCTCCGACACCTGCGTGGGCGTGATCGTGTGGATGCACACCTTCTCCCCCGCCAAGATGTGGATCGCCGGACTCAGCGCCCTCGACCGGCCGCTGCTGCACCTGCACACCCAGTACAACCTGTCGCTGCCCTGGCCCAGCATCGACATGGACTTCATGAACCTCAACCAGGCCGCCCACGGCGACCGCGAGTTCGGCCACATCGAGTCCCGCGTCGGCGTCGACCGCAAGATCGTCGCCGGTCACGCCACCGACCCCCGCGTCGTGCGCCGCGTCGCCGCCTGGGCCCGCGCCGCCGTCGGCCGCCACACGGCCCGCACCCTGCGCCTGGCCCGCTTCGGCGACAACATGCGCGACGTCGCCGTGACCGAGGGCGACAAGGTCGAGGCCCAGCTGCGTTTCGGGTTCTCCGTCAACACCTACGGCGTCAACGACCTCGTCGCCGTCGTCGACGCCGTGCCGGACAAGGACGTCGCCGAACTCGCCGCCGAGTACACCGACTCCTACGACGTCGCCGAGGCCCTGCGCCCCGGCGGCGACCAGCACGACTCCCTGCTGTACGCGGCCCGCATCGAGGCCGGTCTGCGCGTCTTCCTCACCGAGGGCGGCTTCACCGCCTTCACCACCAACTTCGAGGACCTCGGCGGCCTGCGGCAGCTGCCCGGCATCGCCGTCCAGCGCCTCATGGCCGACGGCTACGGCTTCGGCGGCGAGGGCGACTGGAAGACCTCGGCCCTGCTGCGCACGATGAAGGTCATGGGCGTCGGCAGCCCCGGCGGCACCAGCTTCATGGAGGACTACACCTACCACCTCGGCCCCGGCAAGCCGTGCGTCCTCGGCGCCCACATGCTCGAGGTCTGCCCCTCCATCGCCGCCGGCCGCCCCAGCGCCGAGATCCACCCCCTCTCCATCGGCGGCCGCGAGGACCCCGTCCGCCTGGTCTTCAACGCCGCCGAGGGCCCCGCCGTCGTCGTCGGTCTCTCCGACCTCGGCGACCGCTTCCGGCTGACCGCGAACGTCGTCGACGTCATCTCCCCGAGCGAGCCGCTGCGCCGTCTGCCGGTGGCCCGCGCCGTGTGGGAGCCCCGCCCCTCGCTGGCCGAGTCCGCGGAGAGCTGGCTGCTCGCCGGCGCCCCGCACCACACCGTGCTCAGCTCGGCCGTGAGCGTGGAGACGCTCACCGACTACGCCGCCATGACCGGCGTCGAGCTCCTCACCATCGACGAGAACACCCGCACCGAGCAGTTCGCCAAGGAAGTCCGCTGGAACGCGGCCTACCACCGTCTCGCCCAGGCGCTGTGA